The Terriglobales bacterium genome includes the window TTCGACGAAGAAAAGCCTCTTCACGTCGGCGTCGCTCGCGCCCAGGGCCTTGAGGATGCCGATCTCGCGCCGCCGCTCCAGAATGGCCATGACCAGAGTATTCACGATGCCGAGCGAAGCCACGGCCAAAGCCAGGCTGCCAAAGATGCCCAGGAACAGGTCGAAGATGGCAAAGAAGCGGCGCATGCTGCGCGTGGCGTCGAGCACTGAGAAGGTGCGAAAGCCCATCTTCTTGATGGCGTTCTGTACCGCCTCGACGCGCGAGGGGCTCTCCACGCGCACCACCAGGCTGACGTAGGTGCGGGTGGTGGGCGTGTCGCGAGTCGCGCCGCGCAAGTCCGAGAACTGCAGCACGTTCAGGCTTTCGGCAAAGGCTGTGGGGATGAAGAGGCGGCCGCGCGACACCGTGCGCAGACCGCTATAGGGCTCGCGTTCAATGAGCCCCACGATCTTCAACGGTTGCTCGCGGCGCACCACGGAGAATCCGAAGGAATCGCCAACATCATCATCGTTACCGGCAGAGGCGCTGCCCCCGGCCAGCGGCTGTCGCTCGGCGTAGCGCACGATGATCTCTTTGCCAATGAGCGAGTCGGGGTCGGGCGTCAGTTCCTTGGCGAACTCGGTCGCCAGGATGGCCTCCTGGGCGGTGGGACTGGAGAAGAAGCTGCCGCGCATGCCCTCGAACGCCTCGTTGGCGCGCGCCGAAGGCGGCAATGCGGCCACAAAAGCAAAGTTCATCTTGCCCTGATAGCGCACTTCGGTCATCAGACGGATTTCCGGGAAGGTTTCCACTACACCCGAGATTTTCCGCATCTCCTCGCGCGCATTCTCATCCAGGGCCCTGAGTTCTTCGGGTTTTTCATTGCGCCCTTCTCCGCGGTCAAAGCCGCGGAAATCCTGCCGGGAAGTGACGAAAATGGTGTCGAAGAGCCCTGAGCCCGCCAGGCGCCGTCCCGCCATTTCCTGCAGGCCGATGCCCAGAGACAACATGGCGACCAGCGAAGCCACGCCCACCGCGATCCCCACGGTGGTGAGGGAATTGCGCAGCACGGACTCGCGCAGATTGCGAGCCGCCAACTCGAGCAGGTCCGGAGCCTTCATGCGCGGGCTCCTGCGGATTCGCC containing:
- a CDS encoding FtsX-like permease family protein, translating into MKAPDLLELAARNLRESVLRNSLTTVGIAVGVASLVAMLSLGIGLQEMAGRRLAGSGLFDTIFVTSRQDFRGFDRGEGRNEKPEELRALDENAREEMRKISGVVETFPEIRLMTEVRYQGKMNFAFVAALPPSARANEAFEGMRGSFFSSPTAQEAILATEFAKELTPDPDSLIGKEIIVRYAERQPLAGGSASAGNDDDVGDSFGFSVVRREQPLKIVGLIEREPYSGLRTVSRGRLFIPTAFAESLNVLQFSDLRGATRDTPTTRTYVSLVVRVESPSRVEAVQNAIKKMGFRTFSVLDATRSMRRFFAIFDLFLGIFGSLALAVASLGIVNTLVMAILERRREIGILKALGASDADVKRLFFVEAGVMGAFGGALGVALGWAIGRLINWGANVYLARQDLPPEQIWSVPWWLVLAALAFAVLVSLVSGLYPAARAARLDPVQALRYE